The Acomys russatus chromosome 1, mAcoRus1.1, whole genome shotgun sequence genome has a window encoding:
- the LOC127194407 gene encoding ras-related protein Rap-2a-like: MEGLVLRPAKGYRVVLLGSVAVGKTALATQFACGRFPERCEPSVEELFSKVIEVNRAPALLEIVDTVGAEHLVTLKDLYIRNSDGFVVLYSVCDEASFQAVRPLREHMGQLRGSRAVPLVLVGTKVDLDAERQVLTAQGRMLAREWRCPFLEITAKSKMMVDRVFTRVVSEMEALAPPVQEAPRIPANAPETWPAERFIG, encoded by the coding sequence ATGGAGGGTTTGGTGCTGCGTCCAGCCAAGGGCTACAGGGTGGTGCTGCTCGGCAGCGTGGCGGTGGGCAAGACGGCGCTGGCCACGCAGTTCGCGTGCGGCCGCTTCCCCGAGCGCTGCGAGCCGTCGGTGGAGGAGTTGTTCAGCAAGGTGATCGAGGTGAATCGGGCTCCCGCGCTGCTGGAGATCGTAGACACGGTGGGCGCCGAGCACCTGGTCACCCTCAAGGACCTGTACATCAGGAACAGCGACGGCTTCGTGGTGCTCTACAGCGTGTGCGACGAGGCCTCGTTCCAGGCCGTGCGGCCACTTCGGGAGCACATGGGCCAGCTGCGGGGCTCTCGCGCCGTCCCGCTCGTGTTGGTGGGCACCAAGGTCGACCTGGACGCCGAGCGCCAGGTGCTGACGGCTCAGGGCCGCATGCTGGCCCGCGAGTGGCGCTGCCCGTTCCTGGAGATCACGGCCAAGAGCAAAATGATGGTGGACCGCGTATTCACGCGGGTGGTTAGCGAGATGGAGGCCCTTGCCCCTCCGGTGCAGGAAGCTCCCCGCATCCCAGCCAACGCCCCGGAGACGTGGCCCGCCGAGAGGTTCATTGGCTAG